One Cheilinus undulatus linkage group 22, ASM1832078v1, whole genome shotgun sequence DNA window includes the following coding sequences:
- the shroom4 gene encoding protein Shroom2 isoform X2, with protein sequence MQLHPGPYTLPWHTSDNSDLSLQWGQLSRPYSSTDRSSSLGSMESLDTPTPTTQPYSDSHNSPVDPVLFNNKRDSAYSSFSASSNTSDYATVPLRPGEACSMDNLLQSLGPACRGYPGVDTSSLGNSSGEVLDETQLVVLKSRSLTRPRPRPVEVKERPSSCCYEEERRGEDFEIVRNGEIGAERKKNPPQPPTRKDSFRATRSRPHSANPRCTSAPIEISSVSPHSEETKSSLKVESRIHNGFSTTEDKTGNSKEDSLDLHYLQKHSKDIRHIRCDTSDDKDCFSGTSSDHISDPVSAPFISSRPGSLSAEPSIEVQGESHIIESQPKHSSRGLHRHSAPEKLLATQLQLLQFESDGSSLEPYNPSKSPDRSLSPCSSQWSHSSLQPVREDKDLSQNQPHSQSKWDGSRCSTPGSVFLEGGDDGLSSSERLEGMDVNGGSLPSVEHHHPWGRSVSVPGDPTGSSTQGRLSSDQILDGDFEPVSAAASVDTLLEEQRVVDKERSRGKKLEDAEGEMDMRKSNSSRNHRRNRRRSERFATNLRNEIQRKKAQLQRSRGPGGLLCSGETVQEEDGTDLTEDGAEPEDLLAQQRTTKVVFASPVSSRDTSTMAPVEKPTETNHNASKTQPHSTTYPQSDSLSRSVQILDPGVPSFGVGIRVIEEPAPAGKARRWRWTPEHKLQPEPELGRRNGVLGERVLGVSGSRHGVCAFTSSSSTYHRSSSCSRMDESDILPFADRMKFFEETSKGISGSNGSSLTSRRQHRPQQHTDLQGGELGQHQTQRRYSYQGGLQQESALLPNTVESRRLSVSTSRERQREREREQEERAREREERLRERERERQERELEMERARLREIQREREREERLRQWERERERELELEREKEMERAKEMECLKREREKELEREREDAQATSHQEFYGSSEDYQPKDNFHNFQPKPQSFPHGHTQNQIPRSAFYPVNISSQPLEYQQPLQQGYSARSYTPTEMYPARQQETAKLNRKYSLTERDYSSWRRESRPPEIVSQYHHPGRWSSRQVDGGTNEQNGYAFPPPPAPLSLRGRAMSENDLRFDSSHRWSPSISVTTSQTLSEVEEGAGGVIRGEANNTAQQNRKKTPPPPRPPPPKWEQFHRRRASHHTLFSSSSSSAPHSNPPSFVPPPETSRQRSYSLPPERQEMSEGCHRCSCNQTQQFSHAPSNQRQTHAQEPTFSLTLSNQNQVQEQPFTVAPPSPMFSRRTFRPVAPPQRERSPYCEQQERVEVLPTPPPPPPPREDSVSSVSEMNVSHSPDQDKLKPHKPQPNVRPGAEWERTPSPRVHSDSTLPPVLENGGFDTDLPPESYFSIDYEQQLQAGVDHQKIPEPGTESETTLSPSPAHSLDAELDIPMETDIDDFQEDEVLPVKDEPITSELPCFALPVTVLETDIDTLQDSCEASPAGRTRVESSSVEEELEAGESSREERLSLEELFPHSGEGESGTESWRGAYQTPEHNTDSLDRRSGASSSCSSYYSTSAAKAQLLSQMKDFTDNRERNEDDELTYKKQLMESLRKKLGVLREAQRGLQDDIRANAQLGEEVESMVVAVCKPNEVDKFRMFIGDLDKVVSLLLSLSGRLLRVETTLDTLDPDTEHHERLPLLEKKRQLMRQLSEAQDLKDHVDRREQAVSRVLARCLSPEQHRDYSHFVKMKAALLVEQRQLEDKIRLGEEQLRGLRESLGLGLGIGMGMSMGYGHY encoded by the exons TGACTTGTCCTTGCAGTGGGGTCAGCTGTCCAGGCCTTACTCCTCCACTGACCGAAGCAGTTCCCTGGGCTCCATGGAGAGCTTGGACACACCAACACCTACAACACAGCCTTACTCCGACTCCCACAATTCCCCTGTCGACCCCGTTCTCTTCAACAACAAGAGAGACTCTGCCTACAGCTCATTCTCCGCCAGCTCTAACACATCTGACTACGCAACTGTGCCACTACGGCCTGGAGAAGCCTGCTCCATGGATAACCTCCTCCAGAGTCTGGGACCAGCTTGTCGAGGCTACCCTGGTGTTGATACCTCATCCCTTGGGAATTCCTCTGGTGAAGTCCTGGATGAGACACAGCTTGTTGTGCTTAAGTCCAGGTCGCTGACCAGGCCTAGACCAAGGCCTGTTGAGGTTAAAGAGAGGCCCTCCTCATGTTGTTATGAGGAGGAGCGCAGGGGAGAGGACTTTGAAATCGTAAGAAATGGGGAAATAGGAGCTGAGAGAAAGAAGAATCCACCTCAGCCTCCAACCAGGAAGGATAGTTTCAGGGCTACCCGAAGTCGCCCTCACTCAGCCAACCCACGCTGCACATCTGCACCCATTGAAATTTCCAGTGTTTCTCCTCACAGTGAGGAAACAAAGTCTTCTCTGAAAGTTGAATCAAGAATCCATAATGGCTTCTCCACAACAGAAGATAAAACTGGGAACTCCAAAGAGGATTCCTTGGACTTGCACTATCTCCAAAAACACTCTAAAGACATTAGACATATTAGATGTGACACAAGTGATGACAAAGACTGTTTTTCAGGGACGTCATCAGATCACATCTCTGACCCAGTCTCTGCCCCCTTCATCTCCTCTCGCCCTGGCTCCTTATCTGCAGAACCCTCCATTGAAGTCCAAGGGGAGTCTCATATCATAGAGTCCCAGCCAAAGCATTCCTCAAGGGGGCTTCACCGGCACAGCGCCCCTGAGAAGCTCCTCGCTACCCAGCTTCAGCTGTTACAGTTTGAAAGCGATGGCTCTTCATTGGAGCCTTATAATCCATCAAAATCTCCTGATCGTTCCTTGTCCCCTTGTAGTAGTCAGTGGTCCCATTCATCACTCCAGCCTGTGAGGGAAGACAAAGATCTTTCTCAAAACCAACCTCATTCTCAAAGTAAGTGGGATGGAAGTCGTTGCTCCACCCCAGGATCTGTGTTCTTGGAAGGGGGTGATGACGGTCTAAGCTCAAGTGAGAGGCTAGAAGGGATGGATGTTAATGGTGGTTCCCTGCCCTCAGTTGAGCATCATCATCCTTGGGGGCGATCTGTGAGTGTGCCAGGTGATCCCACTGGATCGTCAACCCAGGGAAGACTGAGCTCTGACCAAATTCTTGATGGAGACTTTGAGCCTGTTAGTGCTGCTGCCAGTGTGGATACTTTGCTGGAGGAGCAGAGGGTGGTGGACAAAGAGAGAAGCAGAGGTAAAAAGTTGGAAGATGCAGAAGGAGAAATGGATATGAGGAAGTCAAATTCGTCCAGGAACCATCGTCGGAACCGCCGTCGAAGCGAGCGATTTGCCACCAACCTTCGCAATGAGATCCAGAGGAAAAAGGCCCAGCTTCAGAGAAGCCGTGGCCCAGGAGGGTTGCTCTGCAGTGGGGAAACTGTCCAAGAGGAGGATGGAACAGATCTCACTGAAGATGGGGCAGAACCAGAGGATTTGCTTGCCCAGCAAAGAACTACCAAAGTTGTATTTGCTTCACCTGTTAGTTCCCGAGACACAAGTACCATGGCACCTGTTGAGAAACCAACTGAAACAAACCATAATGCCTCAAAGACTCAGCCCCACTCAACAACCTACCCTCAAAGCGACAGCCTATCTAGGTCTGTCCAAATTCTGGACCCTGGAGTGCCCAGTTTTGGGGTTGGCATCAGGGTCATTGAGGAGCCAGCTCCTGCTGGCAAAGCCCGCCGCTGGCGTTGGACCCCTGAGCACAAACTCCAACCAGAACCTGAACTAGGCAGAAGGAATGGAGTCTTGGGTGAGAGGGTGTTAGGAGTCTCAGGGTCAAGGCATGGGGTTTGTGCCTTCACCTCTTCATCCTCGACATACCATCGCTCATCTTCCTGTTCTCGGATGGACGAGTCAGATATCCTTCCATTTGCAGATAGAATGAAGTTTTTTGAGGAGACTAGCAAGGGCATATCTGGGTCAAATGGGTCAAGCTTGACAAGTCGCAGGCAGCACAGGCCCCAGCAACATACAGATCTTCAGGGAGGGGAGCTTGGCCAACACCAAACCCAAAGGAGGTACTCCTACCAGGGTGGCCTACAACAGGAAAGTGCCCTGCTTCCAAATACTGTGGAGTCCCGGAGGCTgtctgttagtaccagcagagaaaggcagagagagagggagagggaacAAGAAGAGAGGGCGAGGGAGAGGGAAGAGAGGctgagagaaagggagagggaAAGACAGGAGAGAGAATTAGAAATGGAAAGAGCAAGACTCAGGGAGATACAgcgagagagggaaagagaggagaggctgAGACAGtgggagagggaaagagagagggagcttgagttggagagagaaaaagagatggAGAGGGCCAAAGAGATGGAATGTCtcaagagagagagggagaaagagcttgagagagagagggaagatgCTCAGGCCACCTCACATCAGGAGTTCTATGGCAGTTCTGAAGACTATCAACCTAAGGACAACTTCCACAACTTTCAGCCAAAGCCTCAGTCCTTCCCCCATGGCCATACTCAGAATCAAATCCCACGATCAGCTTTTTATCCAGTCAACATATCTTCACAGCCATTGGAGTATCAGCAGCCTCTTCAGCAGGGATATTCAGCGAGAAGCTATACGCCTACGGAG ATGTATCCCGCCCGGCAACAGGAAACTGCCAAACTCAACAGGAAGTACAGCTTAACTGAGAG GGACTACTCGAGCTGGAGACGGGAGTCCAGACCTCCAGAGATTGTAAGTCAGTACCATCACCCAGGCCGATGGAGCTCCAGGCAGGTGGATGGTGGCACCAATGAGCAGAATGGATACGCTTTCCCTCCCCCAcctgctcctctctccctccGAGGACGAGCCATGTCTGAAAACGACCTCCGCTTCGACAGCAGCCACCGATGGTCTCCGTCCATTTCTGTGACAACCAGCCAGACGCTGAGTGAGGTGGAGGAAGGAGCTGGTGGTGTTATCAGAGGTGAAGCCAACAACACCGCCCAGCAAAACAGGAAGAAGACGCCACCCCCTCCAAGACCCCCACCCCCAAAGTGGGAGCAGTTCCACCGCAGACGTGCATCCCACCACACCctgttctcctcctcttcttcatctgctCCACACTCCAACCCTCCCTCCTTCGTCCCTCCACCAGAAACGTCCAGACAGCGCTCCTACAGCCTTCCTccagagagacaggaaatgtccGAGGGCTGCCACCGCTGCAGCTGCAACCAAACTCAACAGTTTTCCCACGCCCCGTCCAATCAGAGACAAACACACGCCCAGGAACCTACCTTCTCCCTTACTCTGTCCAATCAGAATCAGGTTCAGGAGCAGCCTTTTACTGTAGCGCCACCGAGTCCCATGTTCTCCAGGCGGACGTTTAGACCGGTGGCTCCGCCCCAAAGAGAGAGGAGTCCTTACTGTGAGCAGCAGGAGAGGGTGGAGGTTTTACCAactccaccaccacctcctccaccacGAGAGGACAGTGTGAGCAG tGTATCTGAGATGAACGTCAGCCACAGCCCAGACCAGGACAAATTAAAACCTCACAAACCCCAGCCCAACGTGAGACCAGGAGCTGAATGGGAGAGGACTCCATCTCCCAGGGTTCATAGCGACTCAACTCTTCCACCTGTGTTAGAAAACGGAGGTTTTGATACAGATTTACCCCCTGAGTCCTACTTCTCCATCGACTATGAGCAGCAGCTTCAAGCAGGCGTCGACCACCAGAAGATCCCTGAACCAGGAACAGAATCAGAGACCACCCTCAGCCCCAGTCCTGCTCACAGCCTGGACGCGGAGCTGGACATCCCCATGGAGACGGACATCGACGACTTCCAGGAGGACGAGGTGCTCCCAGTGAAGGACGAGCCGATCACCAGCGAGCTCCCGTGCTTCGCTCTTCCCGTCACCGTCCTGGAGACAGATATCGACACTTTGCAAGACTCGTGCGAGGCCTCGCCGGCAGGCAGGACGAGGGTGGAGAGCAGCTCTGTGGAGGAAGAGCTGGAGGCTGGGgagagcagcagagaagagaggcTGAGTCTGGAGGAGCTTTTCCCCCACAGTGGTGAGGGGGAGTCGGGCACAGAGAGCTGGAGGGGAGCCTACCAAACCCCGGAGCACAACACCGACAGCCTGGATAG GCGGTCGGGCGCGAGCTCCAGCTGCTCATCTTATTACAGCACGTCTGCAGCCAAAGCTCAGCTGCTGTCACAGATGAAGGACTTCACGGATAACAGAGAGAGGAACGAGGACGACGAGCTGACGTACAAG AAACAGCTGATGGAGAGCCTTCGTAAGAAGCTGGGCGTGCTGAGAGAAGCTCAGAGAGGGCTGCAGGACGACATCAGAGCCAACGCACAGCTGGGAGAGGAG GTGGAGAGCATGGTGGTGGCTGTTTGTAAACCCAACGAGGTGGACAAGTTCCGCATGTTCATCGGCGACCTGGACAAGGTGGTGAGTCTGCTGTTGTCACTGTCCGGGAGGCTGCTGAGGGTGGAGACCACGCTGGACACACTGGACCCTGACACGGAGCACCACGAGAGG CTCCCCCTGCTGGAGAAGAAGCGTCAGCTCATGAGGCAGCTGTCTGAAGCTCAGGACCTGAAGGACCATGTGGACCGCAGAGAGCAGGCCGTCAGCAGGGTGCTCGCCCGCTGCCTCTCCCCTGAGCAGCACAGAGACTACAG CCACTTTGTGAAGATGAAGGCGGCCCTGCTGGTGGAGCAGAGGCAGCTGGAGGACAAGATCCGGCTGGGAGAGGAGCAGCTGCGGGGGCTGAGGGAGAGTCTAGGACTGGGTCTGGGGATCGGTATGGGAATGTCGATGGGATACGGACATTACtga
- the shroom4 gene encoding protein Shroom4 isoform X1 — translation METVEQLVSFHHIQVQLSGGAPWGFTLKGGLEHGEPLIITKIEDGGKAALCKKLKVGDELININGSALYGSRQEALILIKGSYRILKLVVRRRSVPLIRPHSWHLAKLSELPLPPPPPPPSPPPPCLPTADSPPLPPPPPLSAMQLHPGPYTLPWHTSDNSDLSLQWGQLSRPYSSTDRSSSLGSMESLDTPTPTTQPYSDSHNSPVDPVLFNNKRDSAYSSFSASSNTSDYATVPLRPGEACSMDNLLQSLGPACRGYPGVDTSSLGNSSGEVLDETQLVVLKSRSLTRPRPRPVEVKERPSSCCYEEERRGEDFEIVRNGEIGAERKKNPPQPPTRKDSFRATRSRPHSANPRCTSAPIEISSVSPHSEETKSSLKVESRIHNGFSTTEDKTGNSKEDSLDLHYLQKHSKDIRHIRCDTSDDKDCFSGTSSDHISDPVSAPFISSRPGSLSAEPSIEVQGESHIIESQPKHSSRGLHRHSAPEKLLATQLQLLQFESDGSSLEPYNPSKSPDRSLSPCSSQWSHSSLQPVREDKDLSQNQPHSQSKWDGSRCSTPGSVFLEGGDDGLSSSERLEGMDVNGGSLPSVEHHHPWGRSVSVPGDPTGSSTQGRLSSDQILDGDFEPVSAAASVDTLLEEQRVVDKERSRGKKLEDAEGEMDMRKSNSSRNHRRNRRRSERFATNLRNEIQRKKAQLQRSRGPGGLLCSGETVQEEDGTDLTEDGAEPEDLLAQQRTTKVVFASPVSSRDTSTMAPVEKPTETNHNASKTQPHSTTYPQSDSLSRSVQILDPGVPSFGVGIRVIEEPAPAGKARRWRWTPEHKLQPEPELGRRNGVLGERVLGVSGSRHGVCAFTSSSSTYHRSSSCSRMDESDILPFADRMKFFEETSKGISGSNGSSLTSRRQHRPQQHTDLQGGELGQHQTQRRYSYQGGLQQESALLPNTVESRRLSVSTSRERQREREREQEERAREREERLRERERERQERELEMERARLREIQREREREERLRQWERERERELELEREKEMERAKEMECLKREREKELEREREDAQATSHQEFYGSSEDYQPKDNFHNFQPKPQSFPHGHTQNQIPRSAFYPVNISSQPLEYQQPLQQGYSARSYTPTEMYPARQQETAKLNRKYSLTERDYSSWRRESRPPEIVSQYHHPGRWSSRQVDGGTNEQNGYAFPPPPAPLSLRGRAMSENDLRFDSSHRWSPSISVTTSQTLSEVEEGAGGVIRGEANNTAQQNRKKTPPPPRPPPPKWEQFHRRRASHHTLFSSSSSSAPHSNPPSFVPPPETSRQRSYSLPPERQEMSEGCHRCSCNQTQQFSHAPSNQRQTHAQEPTFSLTLSNQNQVQEQPFTVAPPSPMFSRRTFRPVAPPQRERSPYCEQQERVEVLPTPPPPPPPREDSVSSVSEMNVSHSPDQDKLKPHKPQPNVRPGAEWERTPSPRVHSDSTLPPVLENGGFDTDLPPESYFSIDYEQQLQAGVDHQKIPEPGTESETTLSPSPAHSLDAELDIPMETDIDDFQEDEVLPVKDEPITSELPCFALPVTVLETDIDTLQDSCEASPAGRTRVESSSVEEELEAGESSREERLSLEELFPHSGEGESGTESWRGAYQTPEHNTDSLDRRSGASSSCSSYYSTSAAKAQLLSQMKDFTDNRERNEDDELTYKKQLMESLRKKLGVLREAQRGLQDDIRANAQLGEEVESMVVAVCKPNEVDKFRMFIGDLDKVVSLLLSLSGRLLRVETTLDTLDPDTEHHERLPLLEKKRQLMRQLSEAQDLKDHVDRREQAVSRVLARCLSPEQHRDYSHFVKMKAALLVEQRQLEDKIRLGEEQLRGLRESLGLGLGIGMGMSMGYGHY, via the exons TGACTTGTCCTTGCAGTGGGGTCAGCTGTCCAGGCCTTACTCCTCCACTGACCGAAGCAGTTCCCTGGGCTCCATGGAGAGCTTGGACACACCAACACCTACAACACAGCCTTACTCCGACTCCCACAATTCCCCTGTCGACCCCGTTCTCTTCAACAACAAGAGAGACTCTGCCTACAGCTCATTCTCCGCCAGCTCTAACACATCTGACTACGCAACTGTGCCACTACGGCCTGGAGAAGCCTGCTCCATGGATAACCTCCTCCAGAGTCTGGGACCAGCTTGTCGAGGCTACCCTGGTGTTGATACCTCATCCCTTGGGAATTCCTCTGGTGAAGTCCTGGATGAGACACAGCTTGTTGTGCTTAAGTCCAGGTCGCTGACCAGGCCTAGACCAAGGCCTGTTGAGGTTAAAGAGAGGCCCTCCTCATGTTGTTATGAGGAGGAGCGCAGGGGAGAGGACTTTGAAATCGTAAGAAATGGGGAAATAGGAGCTGAGAGAAAGAAGAATCCACCTCAGCCTCCAACCAGGAAGGATAGTTTCAGGGCTACCCGAAGTCGCCCTCACTCAGCCAACCCACGCTGCACATCTGCACCCATTGAAATTTCCAGTGTTTCTCCTCACAGTGAGGAAACAAAGTCTTCTCTGAAAGTTGAATCAAGAATCCATAATGGCTTCTCCACAACAGAAGATAAAACTGGGAACTCCAAAGAGGATTCCTTGGACTTGCACTATCTCCAAAAACACTCTAAAGACATTAGACATATTAGATGTGACACAAGTGATGACAAAGACTGTTTTTCAGGGACGTCATCAGATCACATCTCTGACCCAGTCTCTGCCCCCTTCATCTCCTCTCGCCCTGGCTCCTTATCTGCAGAACCCTCCATTGAAGTCCAAGGGGAGTCTCATATCATAGAGTCCCAGCCAAAGCATTCCTCAAGGGGGCTTCACCGGCACAGCGCCCCTGAGAAGCTCCTCGCTACCCAGCTTCAGCTGTTACAGTTTGAAAGCGATGGCTCTTCATTGGAGCCTTATAATCCATCAAAATCTCCTGATCGTTCCTTGTCCCCTTGTAGTAGTCAGTGGTCCCATTCATCACTCCAGCCTGTGAGGGAAGACAAAGATCTTTCTCAAAACCAACCTCATTCTCAAAGTAAGTGGGATGGAAGTCGTTGCTCCACCCCAGGATCTGTGTTCTTGGAAGGGGGTGATGACGGTCTAAGCTCAAGTGAGAGGCTAGAAGGGATGGATGTTAATGGTGGTTCCCTGCCCTCAGTTGAGCATCATCATCCTTGGGGGCGATCTGTGAGTGTGCCAGGTGATCCCACTGGATCGTCAACCCAGGGAAGACTGAGCTCTGACCAAATTCTTGATGGAGACTTTGAGCCTGTTAGTGCTGCTGCCAGTGTGGATACTTTGCTGGAGGAGCAGAGGGTGGTGGACAAAGAGAGAAGCAGAGGTAAAAAGTTGGAAGATGCAGAAGGAGAAATGGATATGAGGAAGTCAAATTCGTCCAGGAACCATCGTCGGAACCGCCGTCGAAGCGAGCGATTTGCCACCAACCTTCGCAATGAGATCCAGAGGAAAAAGGCCCAGCTTCAGAGAAGCCGTGGCCCAGGAGGGTTGCTCTGCAGTGGGGAAACTGTCCAAGAGGAGGATGGAACAGATCTCACTGAAGATGGGGCAGAACCAGAGGATTTGCTTGCCCAGCAAAGAACTACCAAAGTTGTATTTGCTTCACCTGTTAGTTCCCGAGACACAAGTACCATGGCACCTGTTGAGAAACCAACTGAAACAAACCATAATGCCTCAAAGACTCAGCCCCACTCAACAACCTACCCTCAAAGCGACAGCCTATCTAGGTCTGTCCAAATTCTGGACCCTGGAGTGCCCAGTTTTGGGGTTGGCATCAGGGTCATTGAGGAGCCAGCTCCTGCTGGCAAAGCCCGCCGCTGGCGTTGGACCCCTGAGCACAAACTCCAACCAGAACCTGAACTAGGCAGAAGGAATGGAGTCTTGGGTGAGAGGGTGTTAGGAGTCTCAGGGTCAAGGCATGGGGTTTGTGCCTTCACCTCTTCATCCTCGACATACCATCGCTCATCTTCCTGTTCTCGGATGGACGAGTCAGATATCCTTCCATTTGCAGATAGAATGAAGTTTTTTGAGGAGACTAGCAAGGGCATATCTGGGTCAAATGGGTCAAGCTTGACAAGTCGCAGGCAGCACAGGCCCCAGCAACATACAGATCTTCAGGGAGGGGAGCTTGGCCAACACCAAACCCAAAGGAGGTACTCCTACCAGGGTGGCCTACAACAGGAAAGTGCCCTGCTTCCAAATACTGTGGAGTCCCGGAGGCTgtctgttagtaccagcagagaaaggcagagagagagggagagggaacAAGAAGAGAGGGCGAGGGAGAGGGAAGAGAGGctgagagaaagggagagggaAAGACAGGAGAGAGAATTAGAAATGGAAAGAGCAAGACTCAGGGAGATACAgcgagagagggaaagagaggagaggctgAGACAGtgggagagggaaagagagagggagcttgagttggagagagaaaaagagatggAGAGGGCCAAAGAGATGGAATGTCtcaagagagagagggagaaagagcttgagagagagagggaagatgCTCAGGCCACCTCACATCAGGAGTTCTATGGCAGTTCTGAAGACTATCAACCTAAGGACAACTTCCACAACTTTCAGCCAAAGCCTCAGTCCTTCCCCCATGGCCATACTCAGAATCAAATCCCACGATCAGCTTTTTATCCAGTCAACATATCTTCACAGCCATTGGAGTATCAGCAGCCTCTTCAGCAGGGATATTCAGCGAGAAGCTATACGCCTACGGAG ATGTATCCCGCCCGGCAACAGGAAACTGCCAAACTCAACAGGAAGTACAGCTTAACTGAGAG GGACTACTCGAGCTGGAGACGGGAGTCCAGACCTCCAGAGATTGTAAGTCAGTACCATCACCCAGGCCGATGGAGCTCCAGGCAGGTGGATGGTGGCACCAATGAGCAGAATGGATACGCTTTCCCTCCCCCAcctgctcctctctccctccGAGGACGAGCCATGTCTGAAAACGACCTCCGCTTCGACAGCAGCCACCGATGGTCTCCGTCCATTTCTGTGACAACCAGCCAGACGCTGAGTGAGGTGGAGGAAGGAGCTGGTGGTGTTATCAGAGGTGAAGCCAACAACACCGCCCAGCAAAACAGGAAGAAGACGCCACCCCCTCCAAGACCCCCACCCCCAAAGTGGGAGCAGTTCCACCGCAGACGTGCATCCCACCACACCctgttctcctcctcttcttcatctgctCCACACTCCAACCCTCCCTCCTTCGTCCCTCCACCAGAAACGTCCAGACAGCGCTCCTACAGCCTTCCTccagagagacaggaaatgtccGAGGGCTGCCACCGCTGCAGCTGCAACCAAACTCAACAGTTTTCCCACGCCCCGTCCAATCAGAGACAAACACACGCCCAGGAACCTACCTTCTCCCTTACTCTGTCCAATCAGAATCAGGTTCAGGAGCAGCCTTTTACTGTAGCGCCACCGAGTCCCATGTTCTCCAGGCGGACGTTTAGACCGGTGGCTCCGCCCCAAAGAGAGAGGAGTCCTTACTGTGAGCAGCAGGAGAGGGTGGAGGTTTTACCAactccaccaccacctcctccaccacGAGAGGACAGTGTGAGCAG tGTATCTGAGATGAACGTCAGCCACAGCCCAGACCAGGACAAATTAAAACCTCACAAACCCCAGCCCAACGTGAGACCAGGAGCTGAATGGGAGAGGACTCCATCTCCCAGGGTTCATAGCGACTCAACTCTTCCACCTGTGTTAGAAAACGGAGGTTTTGATACAGATTTACCCCCTGAGTCCTACTTCTCCATCGACTATGAGCAGCAGCTTCAAGCAGGCGTCGACCACCAGAAGATCCCTGAACCAGGAACAGAATCAGAGACCACCCTCAGCCCCAGTCCTGCTCACAGCCTGGACGCGGAGCTGGACATCCCCATGGAGACGGACATCGACGACTTCCAGGAGGACGAGGTGCTCCCAGTGAAGGACGAGCCGATCACCAGCGAGCTCCCGTGCTTCGCTCTTCCCGTCACCGTCCTGGAGACAGATATCGACACTTTGCAAGACTCGTGCGAGGCCTCGCCGGCAGGCAGGACGAGGGTGGAGAGCAGCTCTGTGGAGGAAGAGCTGGAGGCTGGGgagagcagcagagaagagaggcTGAGTCTGGAGGAGCTTTTCCCCCACAGTGGTGAGGGGGAGTCGGGCACAGAGAGCTGGAGGGGAGCCTACCAAACCCCGGAGCACAACACCGACAGCCTGGATAG GCGGTCGGGCGCGAGCTCCAGCTGCTCATCTTATTACAGCACGTCTGCAGCCAAAGCTCAGCTGCTGTCACAGATGAAGGACTTCACGGATAACAGAGAGAGGAACGAGGACGACGAGCTGACGTACAAG AAACAGCTGATGGAGAGCCTTCGTAAGAAGCTGGGCGTGCTGAGAGAAGCTCAGAGAGGGCTGCAGGACGACATCAGAGCCAACGCACAGCTGGGAGAGGAG GTGGAGAGCATGGTGGTGGCTGTTTGTAAACCCAACGAGGTGGACAAGTTCCGCATGTTCATCGGCGACCTGGACAAGGTGGTGAGTCTGCTGTTGTCACTGTCCGGGAGGCTGCTGAGGGTGGAGACCACGCTGGACACACTGGACCCTGACACGGAGCACCACGAGAGG CTCCCCCTGCTGGAGAAGAAGCGTCAGCTCATGAGGCAGCTGTCTGAAGCTCAGGACCTGAAGGACCATGTGGACCGCAGAGAGCAGGCCGTCAGCAGGGTGCTCGCCCGCTGCCTCTCCCCTGAGCAGCACAGAGACTACAG CCACTTTGTGAAGATGAAGGCGGCCCTGCTGGTGGAGCAGAGGCAGCTGGAGGACAAGATCCGGCTGGGAGAGGAGCAGCTGCGGGGGCTGAGGGAGAGTCTAGGACTGGGTCTGGGGATCGGTATGGGAATGTCGATGGGATACGGACATTACtga